In the genome of Pongo pygmaeus isolate AG05252 chromosome 9, NHGRI_mPonPyg2-v2.0_pri, whole genome shotgun sequence, one region contains:
- the TRAF6 gene encoding TNF receptor-associated factor 6 → MSLLNCENSCGSSQSESDCCVAMASSCSAATKDDSVGGTASTGNLSSSFMEEIQGYDVEFDPPLESKYECPICLMALREAVQTPCGHRFCKACIIKSIRDAGHKCPVDNEILLENQLFPDNFAKREILSLMVKCPNEGCLHKMELRHLEDHQAHCEFALMDCPQCQRPFQKFHINIHILKDCPRRQVSCDNCAASMAFEDKEIHDQNCPLANVICEYCNTILIREQMPNHYDLDCPTAPIPCTFSTFGCHEKMQRNHLARHLQENTQSHMRMLAQAVHSLSLIPDSGYISEVRNFQETIHQLEGRLVRQDHQIRELTAKMETQSMYVSELKRTIRTLEDKVAEIEAQQCNGIYIWKIGNFGMHLKCQEEEKPVVIHSPGFYTGKPGYKLCMRLHLQLPTAQRCANYISLFVHTMQGEYDSHLPWPFQGTIRLTILDQSEAPVRQNHEEIMDAKPELLAFQRPTIPRNPKGFGYVTFMHLEALRQRTFIKDDTLLVRCEVSTRFDMGSLRREGFQPRSTDAGV, encoded by the exons ATGAGTCTGCTAAACTGTGAAAACAGCTGTGGATCCAGCCAGTCTGAAAGTGACTGCTGTGTGGCCATGGCCAGCTCCTGTAGCGCTGCAACAAAAGATGATAGTGTGGGTGGAACTGCCAGCACAGGGAACCTCTCCAGCTCATTTATGGAGGAGATCCAGGGATATGATGTAGAGTTTGACCCACCCCTGGAAAGCAAATATGAATGCCCCATCTGCCTGATGGCATTACGAGAAGCAGTGCAAACGCCATGCGGCCATAGGTTCTGCAAAGCCTGCATCATAAAATCAATAAG GGATGCAGGTCACAAATGTCCAGTTGACAATGAAATACTGCTGGAAAATCAACTATTTCCAGACAATTTTGCAAAACGTGAGATTCTTTCTCTGATGGTGAAGTGTCCAAATGAAGGTTGTTTGCACAAGATGGAACTGAGACATCTTGAG gatCATCAAGCACATTGTGAGTTTGCTCTTATGGATTGTCCCCAATGCCAGCGTCCTTTCCAAAAATTTCATATTAATATTCACATTCTGAAGGATTGTCCAAGGAGACAGGTTTCTTGTGACAACTGTGCTGCATCAATGGCATTTGAAGATAAAGAG ATCCATGACCAGAACTGTCCTTTGGcaaatgtcatctgtgaatacTGCAATACTATACTCATCAGAGAACAG atgcCTAATCATTATGATCTAGACTGCCCTACAGCCCCAATTCCATGCACATTCAGTACTTTTGGTTGCCATGAAAag ATGCAGAGGAATCACTTGGCACGCCACCTACAAGAGAACACCCAGTCACACATGAGAATGTTGGCCCAGGCTGTTCATAGTTTGAGCCTTATACCTGACTCTGGGTATATCTCAGAGGTCCGGAATTTCCAGGAAACTATTCACCAGTTAGAGGGTCGCCTTGTAAGACAAGACCATCAAATCCGGGAGCTGACTGCTAAAATGGAAACTCAGAGTATGTATGTAAGTGAGCTCAAACGAACCATTCGAACCCTTGAGGACAAAGTTGCTGAAATCGAAGCAcagcagtgcaatggaatttatatTTGGAAGATTGGCAACTTTGGAATGCATTTGAAATGTCAAGAAGAGGAGAAACCTGTTGTGATTCATAGCCCTGGATTCTACACTGGCAAACCCGGGTACAAACTGTGCATGCGCTTGCACCTTCAGTTACCGACTGCTCAGCGCTGTGCAAACTATATATCCCTTTTTGTCCACACAATGCAAGGAGAATATGACAGCCACCTCCCTTGGCCCTTCCAGGGTACAATACGCCTTACAATTCTTGATCAGTCTGAAGCACCTGTAAGGCAAAACCACGAAGAGATAATGGATGCCAAACCAGAGCTGCTTGCTTTCCAGCGACCCACAATCCCACGGAACCCAAAAGGCTTTGGCTATGTAACTTTTATGCATCTGGAAGCCCTAAGACAAAGAACTTTCATTAAGGATGACACATTATTAGTGCGCTGTGAGGTCTCCACCCGCTTTGACATGGGTAGCCTTCGGAGGGAGGGTTTTCAGCCACGAAGTACTGATGCAGGGGTATAG